The following are encoded together in the Drosophila sechellia strain sech25 chromosome 3R, ASM438219v1, whole genome shotgun sequence genome:
- the LOC116801587 gene encoding uncharacterized protein LOC116801587, with translation MNQQQEHQQKEQRPDRKQSRRPRQVRHFQPGAQDQTDASSAPSTPAPSIINQQRTNRPIGQPRVTGLAASSGSNPAPKIATKALSTTLTAEKNDVLLTDAILVDGACAGVPCEKDRHFQLDFCQYIQLVTSTYRVMTRQDRAMQKYLSQSQFQYYCVILLRKRLKFVLTARGDGVNSYEALKRKLLSMVIPNEIGHYLDGIGNITDYNEGV, from the coding sequence ATGAATCAACAGCAAGAACATCAGCAGAAAGAGCAACGACCTGACCGTAAACAAAGTCGACGTCCTCGCCAAGTAAGACACTTCCAACCAGGTGCCCAGGATCAAACAGATGCCTCTTCCGCCCCTTCAACTCCAGCGCCATCTATAATCAATCAGCAAAGAACTAATAGACCGATTGGCCAGCCGAGAGTTACGGGATTAGCAGCATCATCTGGCTCAAACCCAGCACCCAAGATCGCGACTAAAGCGCTGAGCACCACACTTACAGCTGAGAAGAACGACGTCTTGTTGACAGatgccatcctagtggatggCGCCTGTGCAGGTGTGCCTTGCGAGAAAGATCGACATTTTCAACTCGACTTCTGCCAATACATCCAGCTAGTTACATCGACCTATCGCGTGATGACACGCCAGGATCGAGCTATGCAGAAGTACCTCTCTCAGTCACAGTTCCAGTATTATTGCGTAATATTACTGCGGAAGCGGTTGAAGTTTGTGCTAACCGCACGAGGTGACGGGGTTAATTCCTATGAAGCATTAAAAAGGAAGCTCCTCTCAATGGTAATACCTAATGAGATTGGACACTACTTGGATGGAATCGGTAACATCACCGATTACAACGAGGGCGTGTGA
- the LOC6616655 gene encoding ubiquitin-like protein 4A, translating into MQITIKVLKGKDCTIEVAPTSTILEVKHQIEAELQISAANQKLLLLGRPLNNEQTIASYPNIKEGTKLNLVVIKPCLRDSILRGFRKHYSELLAERMTNEFMADFERKINELSLDDLERLSDSIINRAGT; encoded by the exons ATGCAGATCACAATCAAGGTGCTAAAGGGCAAGGACTGCACCATCGAG GTCGCGCCGACATCGACGATTCTGGAGGTGAAACACCAGATCGAGGCGGAACTGCAGATATCGGCGGCAAATCAAAAGCTACTGCTGTTGGGGCGACCGCTGAACAACGAACAGACAATTGCGTCCTATCCCAACATAAAGGAGGGCACCAAACTCAATCTGGTGGTGATAAAGCCCTGCCTGAGGGACAGCATCCTGCGGGGATTCCGCAAGCACTATTCGGAGCTCCTGGCTGAGCGTATGACCAATGAGTTTATGGCCGATTTCGAGCGGAAAATCAACGAGCTGAGCCTGGACGACCTGGAGAGACTGTCCGATAGCATAATCAACAGAGCGGGCACATAG
- the LOC6616656 gene encoding peroxiredoxin-5, mitochondrial: protein MRVLSCKFLGRVVNSALPRQIISLRSLSKTSAAMVKVGDSLPAVDLFEDSPANKINTGDLVNGKKVIIFGVPGAFTPGCSKTHLPGYVSSADELKSKQGVDEIVCVSVNDPFVMSAWGKEHGAAGKVRLLADPAGGFTKALDVTIDLPPLGGVRSKRYSLVVENGKVTELNVEPDGTGLSCSLANNIGKK, encoded by the exons ATGCGTGTGCTGTCGTGCAAATTTCTTGGCCGAGTTGTGAACTCCGCGCTGCCCCGACAAATCATTTCACTGCGATCCCTGTCCAAAACCAGTGCAGCTATGGTGAAA GTAGGAGACTCCCTGCCGGCGGTGGATCTGTTCGAGGACTCGCCAGCCAACAAAATCAACACTGGCGATCTGGTCAATGGCAAGAAGGTGATCATCTTCGGCGTTCCCGGCGCCTTCACTCCAGGGTGCTCCAAG ACCCACTTGCCCGGCTATGTGAGCTCCGCCGATGAGCTGAAGTCCAAGCAGGGCGTGGACGAGATTGTCTGCGTTTCGGTCAACGATCCCTTTGTGATGTCCGCCTGGGGCAAGGAGCACGGAGCCGCTGGCAAGGTGCGCCTCCTAGCTGATCCCGCCGGCGGTTTCACCAAGGCCCTGGATGTGACCATCGATCTGCCACCGCTGGGCGGCGTGCGCTCCAAGCGCTACTCGCTGGTGGTGGAGAACGGCAAGGTGACCGAGCTGAATGTCGAGCCCGATGGCACCGGACTCAGCTGCTCGCTGGCCAACAACATTGGCAAGAAGTAA
- the LOC6616657 gene encoding nuclear cap-binding protein subunit 2, with amino-acid sequence MFASVELSSYRDQHFKGSRSEQERSLRDSCTLYVGNLSFYTTEEQIHELFSRCGDVRVIVMGLDKYKKTPCGFCFVEYYVRSEAEAAMRFVNGTRLDDRLIRVDWDAGFVEGRQYGRGKTGGQVRDEYRTDYDAGRGGYGKLLSQKIAPNTDNR; translated from the exons ATGTTCGCATCTGTGGAATTAAGCTCATATCGCGATCAGCACTTCAAA GGCTCGCGCTCCGAGCAAGAGCGATCGCTCCGCGACTCGTGTACACTTTACGTGGGAAACCTCAGCTTCTACACCACCGAGGAGCAGATCCACGAGCTCTTCTCCCGCTGCGGCGATGTCCGTGTGATTGTGATGGGCCTGGACAAGTACAAGAAGACGCCCTGCGGATTTTGCTTCGTGGAATACTATGTCAGATCGGAGGCCGAGGCGGCCATGAG ATTTGTGAATGGCACCCGCTTGGACGACCGTCTGATTCGTGTGGACTGGGATGCCGGCTTCGTGGAGGGCAGGCAGTATGGACGCGGCAAAACCGGCGGCCAGGTGCGAGATGAATACCGCACAGATTACGATGCCGGCCGCGGAGGTTACGGCAAACTGTTGTCACAGAAGATCGCGCCAAACACGGACAATCGCTAG
- the LOC116801548 gene encoding protein TAPT1 homolog, which translates to MNSTLNSAGGKRQLRFRGDVTGSRVEELHHQQQEEHKQKAPLAQDDVAATPTATPAAGSGQQRLQSGPAETSTNTFYDFFKVEMTRGYMLEHDEERYSARRQKIYSFMRIPRDLERFMVYGIMQCADSFLYIHTFLPVRFVMAVWALVSRTMARIFRLRSSGQRLLSPAEICDLLKGVIWMTVTLIMLLVDTNRVYHIIKSQSIIKLYIFYNMLEVGDRLLSAFGQDTIDALFWTATEPKNSKREHFGVLTHVLFTLIYVFLHSGLIMFQATCLNVAVNSNNKGLLTIMISNNFVELKGSVFKKFDKNNLFQLTCSDVRERFHLSVLLFIVVIQTMKEFDWSITQFCVMLPDCFAVLFTEILIDWVKHAFITRFNELPESIYREYTTSLAYDMTQTRQKHAFSDHSDLVARRMGFIPFPLAVVLIKAIYTAVSFENLAAWLLFLLAYLFAMGLRICLTICALGKACKLMKEHQTERNSSTPSSMTNVPVMGAAAPVSAAATGGQNQNNNNNNISISIGSKPAQVTTLLTPPSAGHLDVSKNFSRTSIGSTSTPKKAVSEQELDVTNSLELGATALFSNSDVDLDDVCLNEQVTNTNASSAVQEVYQEQDLVRSQPDLMLLNNSGDGLASTKAKQATQRLPKRTHKRSESEPGMPSMVEKGGAAGTAGGNQTIQL; encoded by the exons ATGAACTCCACACTCAATTCCGCGGGCGGCAAGCGGCAGCTGCGCTTTCGCGGCGACGTCACCGGCAGTCGTGTGGAGGAACTgcatcaccagcagcaggaggagcacaAGCAAAAGGCGCCGCTCGCCCAGGATGACGTTGCAGCGACGCCGActgcgacgccggcagcggGCTCAGGGCAGCAGCGACTGCAGAGCG gaCCCGCCGAGACCAGCACAAACACATTCTACGACTTCTTCAAGGTGGAGATGACACGCGGCTATATGCTGGAGCACGACGAGGAGCGCTATTCGGCGCGTAGGCAGAAGATCTACAGCTTCATGCGCATACCGCGGGATCTGGAGCGATTCATGGTGTACGGGATTATGCAGTGCGCCGACTCCTTTCTCTACATTCACACATTTCTGCCCGTCCGATTTGTGATGGCCGTTTGGGCCCTGGTTTCCAGGACGATGGCAAGGATCTTTCGACTGCGCAGCAGCGGACAAAGGCTGCTGTCGCCGGCGGAGATCTGTGATCTGCTGAAGGGCGTCATCTGGATGACGGTGACGCTGATAATGCTGCTGGTGGACACGAATCGAGTGTACCACATCATCAAGTCGCAGTCGATCATCAAGCTGTACATATTCTACAATATGCTGGAGGTGGGCGACCGGCTGTTGTCCGCCTTTGGTCAGGACACCATCGATGCTCTCTTCTGGACGGCAACAGAACCAAAGAATTCCAAGCGAGAGCACTTTGGAGTACTCACGCACGTTCTCTTCACGCTAATCTATGTCTTCTTGCACAGCGGACTGATCATGTTTCAG GCCACCTGTTTGAATGTGGCGGTGAACTCCAACAACAAGGGCCTGCTGACCATCATGATATCGAATAATTTCGTTGAGCTTAAGGGTTCCGTGTTCAAGAAGTTCGACAAAAACAACCTGTTCCAGTTGACCTGTAGCGATGTACGGGAGCGATTCCATCTTTCTGTGCTTCTGTTCATTGTGGTCATCCAGACCATGAAGGAGTTTGACTGGAGCATCACCCAGTTCTGTGTTATGCTGCCCGACTGCTTTGCCGTGCTGTTCACGGAAATCCTCATCGATTGGGTGAAGCATGCGTTTATCACGCGATTCAATGAGCTGCCGGAGAGCATCTACAGGGAGTACACGACCAGCTTGGCCTACGATATGACCCAGACGCGGCAAAAGCACGCCTTCTCCGATCATTCGGATTTGGTGGCCAGACGCATGGGCTTCATTCCATTTCCGCTGGCTGTGGTCTTGATAAAGGCCATCTACACAGCGGTCTCTTTTGAGAACCTTGCCGCCTGGCTGCTCTTCCTGCTTGCCTACTTGTTTGCCATGGGCCTGCGCATTTGCCTGACCATCTGTGCGCTGGGCAAGGCCTGCAAGCTGATGAAGGAACATCAGACAGAGCGCAACAGTTCTACACCGAGTAGCATGACCAATGTGCCGGTCATGGGCGCAGCTGCTCCTGTCTCAGCGGCTGCGACCGGCGGACAGaaccaaaataataataataataacattagcATTAGCATTGGCTCGAAGCCAGCCCAGGTGACCACACTGTTGACCCCGCCCAGTGCCGGCCATCTCGATGTGAGTAAGAATTTCTCGCGAACCTCAATCGGTTCCACATCCACGCCAAAGAAGGCGGTCAGTGAGCAGGAGCTGGACGTGACCAACTCCCTGGAACTGGGCGCCACAGCTCTCTTCTCCAACAGCGATGTGGATCTGGACGATGTTTGCCTCAACGAGCAGGTGACCAACACCAATGCCAGCTCAGCCGTCCAGGAGGTTTACCAGGAGCAGGACCTGGTGCGCAGCCAACCGGATCTGATGCTGCTCAACAATTCCGGCGACGGGTTGGCAAGTACCAAGGCTAAGCAGGCCACCCAACGATTGCCCAAGCGAACGCACAAGCGTTCCGAATCGGAGCCGGGCATGCCCAGCATGGTGGAGAAGGGCGGAGCCGCTGGTACTGCGGGCGGCAACCAAACGATACAACTGTAG
- the LOC6616658 gene encoding uncharacterized protein LOC6616658, whose translation MRVYLYQMRPVLFLFYTVETTANMFVLYYQLKAFVFVNLTTMIWNDVLIHSFYMTFIYIFTVITLFASINLCTGQRTSIVEEVVRSLIGFVLYTVISLMALGDAETDFYIWYDGRNPDEILYPEKPLHPFFGSLRDQATASLVSSVIYLLHCLIALDVLLSNDDSDDERDASDSSDDINDEVDYVPVRLYVFGGVMQRWLEQYDWFQDFTRSGVTDI comes from the coding sequence ATGAGGGTCTACTTGTATCAGATGCGCCCGGTGCTCTTCCTGTTCTACACGGTGGAGACGACGGCCAACATGTTCGTTTTGTACTACCAACTGAAAGCATTTGTTTTCGTCAATCTGACCACAATGATTTGGAATGATGTTCTGATCCACAGCTTTTATATGACCTTCATTTACATATTCACGGTGATAACGCTCTTTGCCAGCATAAATCTCTGCACCGGCCAGCGCACATCGATCGTTGAGGAAGTGGTTCGTTCTCTGATCGGATTCGTTCTATATACGGTAATCTCGTTGATGGCACTGGGCGATGCGGAGACGGATTTCTATATATGGTACGATGGGAGGAACCCGGATGAAATACTATATCCGGAGAAGCCGCTTCATCCGTTCTTCGGTAGCCTGCGGGACCAGGCGACGGCCTCTCTGGTGTCCAGTGTTATCTATCTGCTGCACTGCCTCATTGCGTTGGATGTCCTGCTGTCGAATGACGATTCCGATGACGAACGTGATGCATCCGATTCCTCCGACGATATAAACGACGAGGTCGACTACGTTCCGGTGCGTCTCTACGTCTTTGGCGGAGTGATGCAGCGCTGGCTCGAGCAGTACGACTGGTTCCAGGACTTTACCCGCAGTGGAGTCACAGATATCTGA
- the LOC6616659 gene encoding uncharacterized protein LOC6616659 has product MPSPRNEDKNSNDMGGGSDSERENEDLAMLKIVLRKLSVNDQTLLHRHVSHIPDALHMLWRLKHPRLNFELMQRKLHGSDLELFLQEMITDIPSIKFRSENLQDELNILERANIGRLLHVKCCIITWEKSPSKQNTKFPHWPFLALPKLMSNLTDLDVYCPVQDCFIDQFGKLEALKIAQEISKPAMEAIYLSGAPLKCLNLSGSHTYPMCCISYCKQLSNLFVNLDTFLAGQNEILKLPKLTQLKITEIRENKDTTKALANVVHTKGNELVGIQMNCIFEDHVKCLSELALNRCMNLTELQLSNCIFAYQDMAKLCLPVAITLARFSNCPDLTDEQLLDFIKANAQMEELLLDQCPELTEDLLHGVLKVRSSGNKQVHLLLRIANSPNLWDTYQQNLKYWTRKVSILKMESLESSVSEDIVMHFDLAKENENL; this is encoded by the exons ATGCCTTCGCCAAGAAACGAAGATAAGAATTCGAACGATATGGGTGGTGGCAGTGATTCCGAGCGGGAAAATGAGGATCTGGCCATGCTGAAGATTGTTCTCAGGAAGCTGAGTGTCAACGATCAGACGTTACTGCATCGCCATGTTAGCCATATTCCGGATGCGCTTCATATGCTCTGGAGGTTGAAACATCCACGCCTGAACTTTGAGTTGATGCAACGGAAACTGCATGGATCCGATCTGGAGTTGTTTCTACAGGAAATGATCACGGATATTCCCAGCATTAAATTCCGCAGTGAGAACTTGCAGGACGAATTGAACATCCTGGAACGGGCCAATATTGGACGTCTGCTGCACGTGAAATGCTGCATCATTACCTGGGAAAAATCGCCGAGCAAACAGAATACCAAATTCCCTCATTGGCCATTTCTCGCACTGCCAAAATTGATGAGCAATCTGACCGATCTGGATGTATACTGCCCAGTGCAGGATTGCTTTATTGACCAATTTGGCAAATTGGAAGCCCTGAAGATCGCTCAAGAGATTTCTAAACCAGCTATGGAGGCCATTTACTTGAGTGGCGCACCATTGAAGTGTTTGAATCTATCGGGTTCTCATACATATCCCATGTGTTGCATCTCATACTGCAAACAACTGAGCAACTTATTTGTAAATCTAGACACTTTTTTGGCAGGTCAAAATGAGATTCTTAAGTTGCCAAAGCTTACTCAGCTGAAAATCACTGAGATTCGAGAAAACAAGGACACAACGAAAGCCCTAGCCAATGTGGTGCACACAAAAGGCAATGAACTCGTGGGCATTCAAATGAATTGCATCTTTGAGGATCATGTCAAGTGCCTAAGTGAGTTGGCTCTAAATCGCTGCATGAATCTGACGGAACTGCAGTTGTCCAATTGCATATTTGCATATCAGGACATGGCCAAGTTGTGCCTGCCCGTTGCCATAACTTTGGCTCGGTTCTCCAACTGTCCAGATCTCACTGATGAACAGCTCTTGGACTTCATCAAGGCTAATGCCCAAATGGAGGAGCTTCTACTGGATCAGTGCCCAGAACTGACGGAAGATCTACTTCATGGTGTTCTTAAAGTACGCAGCAGTGGCAATAAACAAGTGCACCTGTTGCTCAGAATTGCAAATAGTCCGAATCTTTGGGATACATATCAACAGAAC TTGAAGTATTGGACACGAAAGGTATCTATTCTTAAAATGGAAAGTTTGGAAAGTTCTGTCTCGGAGGACATTGTTATGCACTTTGACCTAGCgaaggaaaatgaaaatttataa